From Parambassis ranga chromosome 9, fParRan2.1, whole genome shotgun sequence, the proteins below share one genomic window:
- the smim15 gene encoding small integral membrane protein 15: MIDVRAWAEYVVEWAAKDPYGFLTTVILALTPLFIASALLSWKLAKMIEARDREQKKKQKRQENIAKAKRKKE, translated from the coding sequence ATGATTGACGTCCGAGCATGGGCTGAGTATGTGGTGGAGTGGGCTGCCAAAGACCCTTATGGTTTCCTCACCACTGTCATACTGGCTCTCACCCCTCTCTTCATTGCCAGTGCACTGCTGTCCTGGAAACTAGCCAAGATGATTGAAGCGCGTGACCGtgagcagaagaaaaaacagaaacgtCAGGAAAACATAGCCAAGGCcaagaggaagaaagaatga